One Clostridium novyi NT genomic window carries:
- a CDS encoding type IV pilus twitching motility protein PilT has protein sequence MILLNELLKKTVEEKASDLHLTVGISPVLRVNGDLVRVGEEKLTASDTKKYAKEILGNKFDEYDSVGEIDTSISLPSVGRFRVNIYKQRGSHALAIRAVALKIPTISQLKLPPIIKELSNKHRGLILVTGPTGSGKSTTLASIINEINTTRSAHVITLEDPIEFLHKHNKSIINQREVGSDTPSYTHALRAALREDPDVILVGEMRDLETIATAITAAETGHLVLSTLHTIGAAKTIDRIIDVFPPHQQQQIKIQLSNVLQGVISQQLIPRYDEKGQVASFEIMVLNSAIQNLIREGKTHQIQSLIQTGSKYGMKTMDMSIVELYRNKMISYENALTYSVDKSMVKRMIDM, from the coding sequence ATGATATTATTAAATGAATTATTAAAGAAAACTGTAGAAGAGAAAGCTTCTGATTTACATTTAACCGTTGGAATTTCTCCGGTTTTAAGGGTTAATGGAGACCTTGTAAGGGTTGGAGAAGAAAAGCTTACGGCTAGTGATACAAAAAAATATGCCAAAGAAATATTAGGTAATAAGTTTGATGAGTATGATAGTGTTGGAGAAATAGATACATCAATATCTCTTCCAAGTGTTGGGAGATTTAGGGTTAATATATATAAACAAAGAGGAAGTCATGCTTTAGCTATAAGAGCCGTTGCATTAAAAATACCAACTATTAGTCAATTAAAGTTACCACCTATAATAAAAGAGCTTAGTAATAAACATAGAGGATTAATTTTAGTTACTGGACCTACAGGAAGTGGAAAAAGTACTACTCTTGCATCAATTATAAATGAAATAAATACAACTAGATCAGCACATGTTATTACACTAGAAGATCCTATAGAATTTTTACATAAACATAATAAGTCTATTATAAATCAGAGAGAAGTTGGAAGTGATACTCCTTCTTATACCCATGCCCTTAGAGCGGCACTTAGAGAGGATCCTGATGTTATACTAGTGGGAGAGATGAGAGATCTTGAGACTATAGCAACAGCTATAACTGCTGCTGAAACAGGTCACTTAGTATTGTCTACATTACATACTATAGGTGCTGCCAAGACAATAGATAGAATAATAGATGTATTTCCTCCACACCAACAACAACAAATAAAAATACAACTTTCCAATGTACTTCAAGGGGTTATTTCTCAACAATTAATACCAAGATATGACGAAAAAGGACAAGTAGCTTCTTTTGAAATAATGGTGTTGAATTCAGCAATACAAAATTTAATTAGGGAAGGAAAAACTCATCAAATACAGTCTTTAATTCAAACAGGAAGTAAGTATGGAATGAAAACTATGGATATGAGTATAGTGGAGTTATATAGAAATAAAATGATTTCTTATGAAAATGCACTTACATATTCTGTTGATAAAAGTATGGTAAAAAGAATGATAGATATGTAA
- a CDS encoding peptidase U32 family protein: MNKPEILAPAGNLEKLITAIDFGADAIYLGGSKLNLRALADNFDTEDLKKGLKYAHDRNKKVYVTLNVFPHNEDLNGLEEYLVELYELGVDAIIVSDPGIIMTAREVVPNLELHLSTQANSVNYKTANFWHKNGVKRIVLARELSMDEVHTIRENLDDDCDIEAFVHGAMCVSYSGRCLMSNYMTGRDSNRGACAQPCRYKYSLMEEKRPGEYFPVLEDDRGTYIFNSKDMCMIEHVPELVKCGINSFKIEGRMKSTFYVASVVKAYREAVDAYFEDPENYKMNPKWMEYVMKPSHRQYCTGFYLGEPNKQIYDTSSYIRDYDIIGVVKEYNKETKRAKIQQKNRIFSGESVEVLRPQGDEFEVVLTNMIDEKNGKSIEAARNAEMIFTAETNLELKEKDILIKVKEK; encoded by the coding sequence ATGAATAAACCAGAAATATTGGCTCCTGCTGGAAATCTAGAAAAGTTAATAACTGCTATTGATTTTGGAGCAGATGCTATTTATTTAGGAGGAAGCAAACTAAATTTAAGAGCTTTAGCAGATAATTTTGATACAGAAGATTTAAAAAAAGGCTTAAAATATGCTCACGATAGAAATAAAAAAGTATACGTTACATTAAATGTATTTCCACACAATGAAGATTTAAATGGACTTGAAGAGTATCTAGTGGAATTATACGAACTTGGAGTAGATGCAATAATTGTTTCTGACCCAGGAATAATAATGACTGCAAGAGAAGTTGTACCAAACTTAGAACTTCATTTAAGCACTCAAGCAAATAGTGTTAATTATAAAACAGCAAATTTTTGGCACAAAAACGGTGTTAAGAGAATAGTTTTAGCAAGAGAATTATCTATGGATGAAGTACATACAATAAGAGAAAATTTAGATGATGATTGTGATATAGAAGCATTTGTTCATGGAGCTATGTGTGTTTCATATTCTGGAAGATGCTTAATGTCTAACTATATGACAGGTAGAGATTCGAATAGAGGTGCTTGTGCTCAACCTTGCAGATATAAATATAGCTTAATGGAAGAAAAAAGACCGGGTGAGTATTTCCCAGTGCTAGAAGATGACAGAGGTACATATATTTTCAACTCTAAAGATATGTGTATGATAGAACATGTACCTGAGCTTGTAAAATGCGGCATAAACTCATTTAAAATAGAAGGTAGAATGAAAAGCACATTTTATGTAGCATCAGTAGTAAAAGCTTACAGAGAAGCTGTGGATGCATATTTTGAAGATCCTGAAAACTATAAAATGAATCCAAAGTGGATGGAATATGTAATGAAGCCTAGTCACAGACAATATTGTACAGGATTTTATTTAGGAGAACCTAATAAACAAATATATGATACTTCTTCTTACATTAGAGATTATGACATCATAGGAGTAGTTAAGGAGTACAATAAGGAAACTAAACGTGCAAAGATACAACAAAAAAATAGAATTTTCAGTGGAGAAAGTGTAGAAGTTCTAAGACCACAAGGAGACGAATTTGAAGTTGTGTTAACAAATATGATAGATGAGAAAAATGGAAAATCCATTGAAGCTGCACGTAATGCTGAAATGATTTTTACGGCTGAAACTAATTTAGAATTAAAAGAAAAAGATATACTTATAAAGGTTAAGGAGAAGTAA
- a CDS encoding penicillin-binding transpeptidase domain-containing protein, producing the protein MNNIENKKRYYIICMIFVYIFFILAFRIVGFNYFKGKDLATVAENQYQYKEKKNELNYLLLDYKGRDLLKYKYEYFVVIDPYTYLTNNNYAKKEDMEVIKILLKNYNKNYDINTKINTNSASKITWNIDEITYNNLKKIKGVNGIYAYKYSLVDRDNSYWSVENLITNTIRNVNGEPEEKSEDSIEMKLANKTKNNEYIYNVFEKDVNGRINNEFNTVPKKNINVKLTLDKTIQENIKNILNQKKYSSYEQIGVILMESDTGNIKAMVQKDDSKPNINIGASTQNGFFAGSILKAIVEEAGIKNNKISLNKVYKHRNFQGLFEEHEDHKDKTIEEAFIKSSNNIFVQIGMNVGIKDFDMLCMNQGLYDKVLGFDHEEKGNLEMNKNTTPDDSGDSLQAYIGQKTRITPIEAISIPTTIINNGVYVKPKLIDSYVDKDNNVIEKCDTDKKKTITSLNSNILKNQMIKVVREGTGKNAYIPNIEVGGKTGTSNRVESINLKNNSKEVKEYCDGWFTGFFKVKDRYYSMVVFVQNIGKDVNASGSAVPIFKKIVTENYNYLNKF; encoded by the coding sequence GTGAATAATATTGAAAATAAGAAACGTTACTATATAATATGCATGATTTTTGTTTATATATTTTTCATCCTTGCCTTTAGGATAGTTGGATTTAATTATTTTAAAGGAAAGGATCTTGCTACAGTTGCAGAAAATCAATATCAATATAAAGAAAAGAAAAATGAATTGAATTATCTACTATTAGATTACAAGGGAAGAGATTTGTTAAAGTATAAATATGAGTATTTTGTTGTTATAGATCCATATACATATCTTACAAATAATAATTATGCTAAAAAAGAGGATATGGAGGTTATTAAAATTTTACTTAAAAATTACAATAAAAATTACGATATAAATACTAAAATTAATACAAATAGTGCATCTAAAATAACATGGAATATAGACGAAATTACTTATAATAACCTAAAGAAAATAAAAGGCGTAAATGGAATTTATGCATATAAATATTCTCTTGTAGATAGGGATAACTCATATTGGAGTGTAGAAAATTTAATTACTAATACCATTAGAAATGTCAATGGTGAACCAGAGGAAAAATCTGAAGACTCTATTGAAATGAAGTTAGCAAATAAGACAAAAAATAATGAATATATATATAATGTTTTTGAAAAAGATGTCAATGGAAGAATAAATAATGAATTTAATACTGTTCCTAAAAAAAATATAAATGTTAAACTTACTTTAGATAAAACTATTCAAGAAAATATAAAAAATATATTAAATCAAAAAAAGTATAGTAGTTATGAGCAAATAGGTGTAATTTTAATGGAAAGTGATACAGGAAATATAAAAGCTATGGTACAGAAGGATGATAGTAAACCCAATATAAACATAGGTGCAAGTACTCAAAATGGATTTTTTGCAGGTTCTATATTAAAAGCCATAGTAGAAGAAGCTGGCATAAAAAATAATAAAATATCTTTAAATAAAGTATACAAACATAGAAATTTTCAAGGGTTATTTGAAGAACATGAAGATCACAAGGATAAAACAATTGAAGAAGCGTTTATAAAATCATCTAATAATATATTTGTTCAAATAGGGATGAATGTGGGTATTAAAGATTTTGATATGCTTTGCATGAACCAAGGGCTTTATGATAAAGTTTTAGGCTTTGATCATGAAGAGAAGGGAAACTTAGAAATGAATAAAAATACAACTCCAGATGATAGTGGGGACAGTCTTCAAGCCTATATAGGACAAAAAACTAGGATTACTCCTATTGAGGCAATTAGTATACCTACAACTATAATTAATAATGGAGTTTATGTTAAACCCAAATTGATAGATTCTTATGTTGATAAAGATAACAATGTTATAGAAAAGTGTGATACAGATAAAAAGAAAACAATAACCAGTTTGAATTCTAATATATTAAAAAATCAAATGATAAAAGTTGTAAGAGAAGGAACAGGAAAAAATGCATATATACCCAATATTGAAGTTGGAGGAAAAACAGGAACATCAAATAGAGTAGAAAGTATTAATTTAAAAAATAATTCTAAGGAAGTAAAAGAGTATTGCGATGGATGGTTTACAGGATTTTTTAAAGTAAAAGATAGATATTATTCAATGGTTGTATTTGTTCAAAACATAGGAAAAGACGTGAATGCATCAGGGTCAGCAGTTCCTATTTTCAAAAAAATAGTTACTGAAAATTATAATTATTTAAATAAATTTTAG
- the udk gene encoding uridine kinase, which produces MMRPILIGITGGTGSGKSTVANEIYESFKDDCIAIIEQDSYYKDQSHLTFEDRIKTNYDHPNAFDTELLVEHLKELSKGNTINKPIYDFKEHTRKKEVVEVKAKDIIIVEGIMILQDVELRNLLDIKIYVDTDDDVRIIRRILRDIKERGRTIDSVVDQYLGVVKPMHSQFIEPTKKYADIIIPEGGQNKVAIDIMVSKIKQILSENK; this is translated from the coding sequence ATGATGAGACCTATATTAATTGGAATTACAGGGGGCACTGGTTCTGGAAAAAGTACAGTAGCTAATGAAATTTATGAAAGTTTTAAAGATGATTGTATTGCTATAATAGAGCAAGATTCTTATTATAAAGATCAAAGTCATTTAACATTTGAAGATAGAATAAAGACTAATTATGACCATCCTAATGCTTTTGATACTGAACTTCTAGTAGAACATTTAAAAGAATTATCAAAGGGCAATACTATAAATAAGCCTATATATGATTTTAAAGAACATACTAGAAAAAAAGAAGTAGTAGAAGTAAAAGCAAAAGATATCATAATAGTAGAAGGAATAATGATTCTTCAAGATGTAGAACTTAGAAATTTATTAGACATAAAAATATATGTTGATACTGATGATGATGTTAGAATTATAAGAAGAATACTAAGAGACATTAAAGAAAGAGGAAGAACTATAGATTCTGTAGTAGATCAATACTTAGGAGTAGTAAAGCCTATGCACAGTCAATTTATAGAACCTACAAAAAAGTATGCTGATATAATAATACCAGAAGGTGGACAAAATAAAGTTGCAATAGATATTATGGTTTCTAAAATAAAACAAATTTTATCTGAAAATAAATAA
- the sigK gene encoding RNA polymerase sporulation sigma factor SigK translates to MFLINYLLNMIDGMTFLTAYVSNGTSFPQPLNEKEEKYYLQQFKQGDALAKGILIERNLRLVAHIVKKYSYPNKDVDDLISIGTVGLIKAIDSFDVDKGTRLATYAARCIENEILMLIRNSKKIKSEVYLQDPIGVDKEGNEISLMDILSSDEDSVIEVVENRMEVRKLYDKIEKCLTEREKIIIKMRYGLVDGKSKTQREIASLLNISRSYVSRIEKRALKKIYKEFNTSKDV, encoded by the coding sequence GTGTTCTTAATAAATTATTTACTTAATATGATTGATGGTATGACGTTTTTAACAGCTTATGTTAGTAACGGAACATCATTTCCACAACCTTTAAATGAGAAGGAAGAAAAATATTACTTACAACAATTTAAACAAGGGGACGCTTTAGCTAAAGGAATTTTAATAGAGCGAAATCTTAGACTAGTTGCACATATTGTTAAAAAATATTCTTATCCTAATAAGGATGTTGACGATTTAATTTCAATAGGAACTGTAGGGCTTATAAAGGCTATAGATTCTTTTGATGTTGACAAGGGAACAAGACTTGCAACTTATGCAGCTAGATGTATTGAAAATGAGATACTTATGCTTATTAGAAATAGTAAAAAAATCAAAAGTGAAGTGTATCTTCAAGATCCTATAGGGGTTGATAAAGAAGGAAACGAAATTTCACTTATGGACATTTTAAGTAGTGATGAAGATTCGGTTATTGAAGTAGTTGAAAATAGGATGGAAGTTAGAAAACTTTATGATAAAATTGAAAAATGTTTAACTGAAAGAGAAAAGATAATAATAAAAATGAGATATGGATTAGTTGATGGAAAATCAAAAACACAAAGGGAAATAGCAAGTCTTCTTAATATATCAAGATCATATGTATCTAGAATAGAAAAACGAGCGTTAAAAAAGATATATAAAGAATTTAACACTAGTAAGGATGTATAA
- a CDS encoding O-methyltransferase, producing the protein MSGITHDYITKYIRSLIKEDNDILKELQEFAINEKVPIVQEEVANFLKFMIMSNRPKKILELGTAIGYSSILMNIASGGQCEITTIERDENMINIAKDNIKKYGFDKKINILQGDCLEILPTINEEFDMIFMDAGKGHYNHFLPHCMRMLKKDGMIIADNVLFRGMVATNELVKRRKITIVKRMRSYLEMVSNDKDLITSVIPMGDGIAITTRRNINE; encoded by the coding sequence ATGAGTGGAATAACACATGATTATATAACTAAATATATTAGAAGCTTAATTAAAGAAGACAATGATATTCTAAAAGAACTTCAAGAGTTTGCAATAAATGAAAAGGTTCCAATAGTTCAAGAAGAAGTTGCAAATTTTCTAAAGTTCATGATTATGTCAAATAGACCTAAAAAGATATTAGAACTTGGAACAGCTATAGGTTATTCATCAATCCTTATGAATATAGCATCTGGTGGTCAATGTGAAATCACAACTATTGAGAGAGACGAAAATATGATAAACATTGCTAAAGATAATATAAAAAAGTATGGATTTGATAAAAAAATAAATATATTGCAAGGAGATTGTTTAGAAATTCTTCCTACAATAAATGAAGAGTTTGATATGATATTTATGGATGCAGGAAAAGGTCATTATAATCACTTCTTACCTCATTGCATGAGAATGCTTAAAAAAGATGGTATGATAATTGCCGACAATGTATTATTTAGAGGTATGGTAGCTACTAATGAGTTAGTAAAAAGAAGAAAGATAACTATTGTTAAAAGAATGAGAAGTTATTTAGAAATGGTATCAAATGATAAAGATTTAATAACTTCAGTAATACCTATGGGAGATGGTATTGCAATAACTACAAGGAGGAATATTAATGAATAA
- the ftsZ gene encoding cell division protein FtsZ — MLDFDVDVQQFAQIKVIGCGGGGNNAVNRMIIEGLKNVEFIGINTDKQALAVSQASQKIQIGDKLTKGLGAGANPEIGRKAAEESKDEISQAIKGADMVFITAGMGGGTGTGAAPVVAEIAKSMGILTVGVVTKPFPFEGRKRMLHAEKGIKDLKQTVDTLVTIPNERLLSMVDKKTSLVEAFKFADDVLKQGVQGISDLITIPGLVNLDFADVRTIMLDKGLAHMGVGKGTGDTRAQEAAKQAISSPLLETSIMGATGVLLNVTGGGDLGLLEINEAAEIVQEAADPDANIIFGAVIDENLKDEIRITVIATGFEEKAAAEQEEKTIISTPKQEETYSHNYNNGYREREREREQVPVYEETAATRERERERERDREFDQNDLEVPAFLRRYNR, encoded by the coding sequence GTGCTAGATTTTGATGTTGATGTTCAACAATTTGCTCAAATTAAGGTAATAGGATGCGGTGGCGGAGGTAACAACGCTGTTAATAGAATGATAATTGAAGGTCTTAAAAACGTGGAGTTTATAGGAATAAATACGGACAAGCAAGCTCTTGCTGTTTCTCAGGCTTCACAAAAGATTCAAATAGGAGACAAGCTTACTAAAGGGTTAGGTGCAGGTGCTAATCCTGAAATAGGAAGAAAAGCTGCAGAAGAAAGTAAGGATGAAATTTCACAAGCCATAAAGGGAGCTGATATGGTATTTATCACTGCTGGAATGGGTGGTGGAACTGGAACAGGTGCTGCACCTGTTGTAGCTGAAATCGCAAAATCAATGGGAATATTAACTGTAGGTGTTGTAACTAAACCTTTCCCATTTGAAGGAAGAAAAAGAATGCTTCATGCGGAAAAAGGTATTAAAGACTTAAAACAAACAGTTGATACTTTAGTTACTATTCCAAATGAAAGATTATTATCTATGGTTGACAAAAAGACTTCTTTAGTAGAAGCTTTTAAATTTGCAGATGATGTTTTAAAACAAGGTGTACAAGGTATATCAGATTTGATAACAATACCTGGACTTGTTAACCTAGACTTTGCCGATGTAAGAACAATTATGTTAGATAAAGGTCTTGCTCATATGGGTGTTGGTAAAGGAACAGGAGATACAAGAGCACAAGAAGCTGCAAAACAAGCAATTTCAAGTCCATTATTAGAAACATCTATTATGGGTGCTACTGGAGTACTATTAAATGTAACTGGTGGCGGAGATTTAGGATTACTTGAAATAAACGAGGCAGCAGAAATAGTTCAAGAAGCTGCTGATCCAGATGCAAATATTATATTTGGTGCTGTAATTGATGAAAATTTAAAAGATGAAATAAGAATTACTGTTATAGCTACAGGATTTGAAGAAAAAGCTGCAGCAGAACAAGAAGAAAAAACAATAATTTCAACACCAAAACAAGAAGAAACTTATTCTCATAACTATAATAATGGATATAGGGAAAGAGAGAGAGAAAGAGAACAAGTTCCTGTTTATGAAGAAACAGCAGCTACTCGTGAAAGAGAAAGAGAGCGAGAAAGAGACAGAGAATTTGATCAAAATGATTTAGAAGTTCCAGCATTTTTGAGAAGATATAATAGATAG
- the mltG gene encoding endolytic transglycosylase MltG, whose amino-acid sequence MKRIKKVTVALIILCILIFIGFKTFKNIKYPFVSTTDKISVVVAKGDSLSNVINKLHKEGYIKRPDVIKLYINIRRIDTTIKQGKYNINTNISIDRFIKILNQGFDDEIVKVTIPEGYNIEDIGKLLEDKGIIKKEQFIKSCKNYKLPQYVKQNKNTKYSLEGYLFPDTYRLKKGVSGNEIIKDMLEQFKLVIDDIEKKNNKINNLHEILTKASIIEKEARSEEDRFKISSVIDNRIQKQMKLQVDATVLYSLGEHKKRLYYKDLNINSPYNTYKVKGLPPGPICNPGKLSIIAALKPQKTDYLYYVLENNKGHYFTKDYKDFLMAKERYKKQIKN is encoded by the coding sequence ATGAAACGGATAAAAAAAGTTACCGTAGCTTTAATAATATTATGTATTCTTATCTTTATAGGGTTTAAAACTTTCAAGAATATTAAGTATCCTTTTGTTTCAACAACTGATAAAATATCAGTTGTTGTAGCAAAAGGTGATTCTTTATCTAATGTTATTAATAAGTTACATAAGGAAGGTTATATAAAAAGACCAGATGTAATTAAATTGTACATAAACATAAGAAGAATTGATACAACCATTAAACAAGGGAAGTATAATATAAATACTAATATTTCTATTGATAGATTCATTAAGATATTGAATCAAGGTTTTGATGATGAAATAGTAAAAGTAACTATACCAGAAGGGTATAACATTGAGGATATAGGTAAACTATTAGAAGATAAAGGTATAATAAAAAAAGAACAGTTTATAAAAAGTTGTAAGAACTATAAATTACCACAATACGTAAAACAAAATAAGAATACAAAGTATTCTTTAGAAGGATATTTATTTCCAGATACATATAGACTTAAAAAGGGTGTTAGTGGTAATGAAATAATAAAAGACATGTTAGAACAATTTAAATTAGTAATAGATGATATTGAAAAGAAAAATAATAAGATTAATAATTTACATGAAATATTGACAAAGGCATCTATCATTGAAAAGGAAGCTAGATCAGAGGAAGATAGATTTAAGATATCTTCTGTAATTGACAATAGAATACAAAAACAAATGAAGTTACAAGTGGACGCTACAGTTTTATATTCATTAGGAGAACATAAAAAAAGATTATATTATAAAGATTTAAATATAAACTCTCCTTACAATACGTATAAAGTTAAAGGGCTTCCCCCTGGACCTATATGCAATCCAGGAAAACTATCAATTATAGCTGCACTAAAGCCACAAAAAACCGATTATTTATATTATGTTTTAGAAAATAATAAAGGACATTATTTTACTAAAGATTATAAAGATTTTTTAATGGCGAAAGAAAGATATAAAAAACAAATAAAAAATTAA
- the spoIIGA gene encoding sigma-E processing peptidase SpoIIGA, with translation MILYLDVFIIENFIVNLFLLYITTQTLRIKENIIYIILASILGTTYAFIMVYTKFLYFFNIPLKIIVAIFMTLIVFRKKDLTLIIKSTLIFIFYSMLLAGICIFLEINIKHSIYNKLGIFSYKYLILAIMIIYIVIHRLINYIRDRNECNSFIYEVDIVMDDYIQNVKAFLDTGNELREPATNLPVMIVEKECLRDLKMNENEKFIIPYRVVSGFTGELYGFKPKYINIHKKDKIEKREVIIALCNNGLSELNEYNALLSRGII, from the coding sequence GTGATATTATATTTAGATGTATTTATAATTGAAAACTTCATAGTGAATTTATTTTTACTTTATATTACAACTCAAACACTTAGAATTAAGGAAAATATAATATATATAATCTTAGCATCAATTTTAGGCACAACTTATGCATTCATTATGGTTTATACTAAATTTTTGTATTTTTTTAATATACCATTAAAGATTATTGTTGCTATTTTTATGACACTAATAGTGTTTAGAAAAAAAGATTTAACTTTAATAATTAAATCAACTTTAATTTTCATATTTTATTCTATGCTATTGGCGGGTATATGTATTTTTTTAGAAATAAATATTAAGCATAGTATTTATAATAAATTAGGTATATTTTCTTATAAATATTTAATTTTAGCAATTATGATTATTTATATAGTCATACATAGACTTATTAATTATATAAGGGATAGAAATGAGTGTAATAGTTTTATATATGAAGTTGACATAGTTATGGATGATTACATTCAAAATGTAAAGGCTTTTTTAGATACTGGTAATGAACTTAGAGAGCCTGCTACAAATTTGCCAGTTATGATAGTAGAAAAGGAATGTTTAAGAGACTTAAAGATGAATGAAAATGAAAAGTTTATTATACCATATAGGGTTGTAAGTGGGTTTACGGGTGAACTTTATGGATTTAAACCTAAATATATTAATATTCATAAAAAAGATAAAATTGAAAAGAGAGAAGTTATTATTGCACTTTGTAATAATGGATTAAGTGAATTAAATGAGTATAATGCTTTGCTATCTAGAGGAATTATTTAA
- the ftsA gene encoding cell division protein FtsA, whose product MHEYIVGLDIGSSNVYGAVGKVVSNGEIRIVGITSVRCKGLKKSVVVDIDSTSQSIKECIANLERMVDIKISEVYVTLPAGVNELIWNKGIVAVASDDKDITENDVMRVIEAAKIVSIPSDKEIIGVVPQQYIVDGYDNIIEPIGMSGIRLEVDAQVVTAQSTVINNLRKSINKAGVGILGEVLQQQAISHAVSKKEETEMGIAFVDVGAQTTDISIYKKGNLCYTKMVPLGGDNITNDIAICLKLPFYEAEKIKVKYGDLSYNNNENNIKININAGYDNSKEIDKEFLNKIIEARSEEILYYVREELQQSKYYDDISSIVIVGGGLALFKNINNFAEDILHKSTRIGSPMYTGATSPIYATVVGVIKDVISTLKIDKNIEKVESNISNSLRKENNIKKKSGENFVSKIREFFTEFF is encoded by the coding sequence ATGCACGAATATATAGTAGGACTTGATATAGGATCATCAAATGTATATGGTGCTGTTGGTAAAGTTGTTAGTAATGGAGAAATCCGTATAGTTGGAATTACTTCTGTAAGATGTAAAGGATTGAAAAAATCTGTAGTAGTAGACATAGATAGTACCTCTCAATCTATAAAGGAGTGTATTGCTAATCTAGAGAGAATGGTAGATATAAAAATCTCAGAGGTCTATGTAACATTACCTGCAGGAGTAAATGAATTAATATGGAATAAAGGAATAGTAGCTGTAGCATCAGATGATAAAGATATAACAGAAAATGATGTTATGAGAGTTATTGAAGCTGCTAAAATAGTATCTATTCCTTCAGATAAAGAAATTATTGGCGTTGTACCACAACAATACATAGTAGATGGATATGATAATATAATTGAACCTATAGGAATGAGTGGTATAAGATTAGAGGTTGATGCTCAAGTTGTTACAGCTCAAAGTACTGTTATAAATAACCTGAGAAAAAGTATAAACAAAGCAGGAGTTGGAATTTTAGGTGAAGTTCTCCAACAACAAGCCATTTCTCACGCTGTTTCTAAAAAAGAAGAAACAGAAATGGGAATAGCATTTGTTGATGTGGGTGCACAAACTACTGATATTTCTATTTATAAAAAGGGAAATCTTTGTTATACTAAAATGGTACCTCTAGGAGGAGATAACATAACAAATGATATAGCTATTTGCTTAAAATTACCATTTTACGAAGCAGAAAAAATTAAGGTTAAATATGGTGATTTAAGTTATAATAATAACGAGAATAATATTAAAATTAATATTAATGCGGGATATGATAATTCTAAAGAAATAGATAAAGAATTTTTAAATAAAATAATAGAAGCTAGATCAGAAGAAATATTGTATTATGTTAGAGAAGAATTACAACAAAGTAAATACTATGATGATATATCAAGCATAGTTATTGTCGGAGGTGGATTAGCACTATTCAAAAATATAAACAATTTTGCTGAAGATATTTTACATAAGTCTACTAGAATTGGTTCTCCAATGTATACAGGAGCCACAAGTCCGATATATGCTACGGTTGTTGGAGTTATCAAGGATGTAATAAGCACGCTGAAAATAGACAAAAATATTGAAAAAGTTGAAAGTAACATTAGTAATAGTTTAAGAAAAGAAAATAATATAAAGAAAAAAAGTGGAGAAAATTTTGTATCAAAAATAAGAGAATTTTTTACTGAGTTTTTTTAG